Proteins from a single region of Caloramator sp. E03:
- a CDS encoding glycosyltransferase family 4 protein, with the protein MAERVCHISTAHPAEDIRIFYKECKTLADNGYEVYLVANYDRETIKDGVHIIPLPQNNGRFYRFFIKGFSAMKIALKTDSQIYHFHDPELIISGIILSFLGKKVIYDVHEDYAKSIMTREWIRPSLRNFISKCFNKFEKFSIKYFSKVIAARPDIAQNFSLEKTVTVRNMAILKLIDDVKPANVEKTKPAIIYAGGMNKIRGIKQIVEAVGLLKGEIELWLLGKWDSISYKDECVSLEGWKYTRDFGLVSVETAYSYMKRADIGIVNFLPAPNHNTTQPNKPFEYMTCSLPIVMSNFEYWQQLFKDCAVFANPKDPKDIAEKIKYLMQNKDYAKQLGCRGRLCVENNYSWEAESKVLLKVYEELLKK; encoded by the coding sequence ATGGCAGAGAGGGTGTGCCATATATCAACTGCCCATCCTGCAGAAGATATAAGAATATTTTATAAGGAATGCAAAACTCTTGCTGATAATGGATATGAAGTTTATCTTGTTGCTAATTATGACAGGGAAACTATTAAAGATGGAGTTCATATAATCCCTCTTCCTCAAAACAATGGAAGGTTTTATAGGTTTTTCATTAAGGGCTTTTCAGCTATGAAAATTGCCCTTAAAACTGATTCCCAAATATATCATTTTCATGATCCAGAACTTATAATATCAGGTATAATATTAAGTTTTCTTGGAAAAAAAGTTATATATGATGTCCATGAAGATTATGCTAAAAGCATTATGACAAGGGAATGGATAAGACCGTCCTTAAGAAATTTTATTTCAAAGTGTTTTAATAAATTTGAAAAATTTTCTATTAAATATTTTTCTAAAGTAATAGCTGCAAGGCCGGATATAGCTCAAAACTTTTCTTTAGAAAAAACGGTTACAGTTAGAAATATGGCAATATTAAAGTTAATAGATGATGTTAAGCCAGCTAATGTGGAAAAGACAAAGCCGGCTATTATATATGCTGGAGGCATGAATAAAATAAGGGGAATAAAACAGATTGTAGAAGCAGTAGGGCTTTTAAAAGGAGAAATTGAACTATGGCTCTTAGGTAAGTGGGACAGTATAAGCTATAAAGATGAATGTGTAAGTCTTGAGGGTTGGAAGTATACAAGGGATTTTGGATTAGTTAGTGTTGAAACAGCATATTCATATATGAAAAGAGCTGATATTGGAATTGTTAACTTTCTTCCAGCCCCAAATCATAATACAACACAACCAAACAAACCATTTGAATATATGACTTGCAGTCTTCCTATTGTTATGTCAAATTTTGAATACTGGCAGCAATTGTTTAAAGATTGTGCTGTATTTGCAAACCCTAAGGATCCAAAGGATATTGCTGAAAAAATAAAATATCTAATGCAAAACAAAGATTATGCAAAGCAGCTTGGATGTAGAGGAAGGCTTTGTGTTGAAAATAATTATTCTTGGGAGGCTGAAAGCAAAGTCCTTTTAAAAGTTTATGAAGAGCTTTTAAAAAAATAG
- a CDS encoding acyltransferase codes for MFCISDSATIGENVIIGNFVVIEDDVQIGDNCIIGHNVVIHKGTKIGNNVRIDDNTVIGKKPMRSVNSIFKDEKELEAATISDGCLIGAGVIIYCGCKIGKDTLIADLSTVRENVTIGNKTIIGRGVAIENFCSIGNSCKLETNVYITAYSTIEDNAFIAPGVVTSNDNFASRSKERFKHFKGVTVKKGGRIGAQATILPGKIINEDGFVAAGSVVTKDVNSGTIVAGNPAKYFKDVPKEQLLENQ; via the coding sequence ATGTTTTGTATCTCTGATAGTGCTACGATTGGCGAGAATGTTATCATTGGTAATTTTGTAGTAATAGAAGATGATGTTCAAATAGGTGATAACTGCATTATAGGTCATAATGTTGTTATACACAAGGGAACTAAAATAGGAAATAATGTTAGAATAGATGATAATACCGTAATAGGTAAAAAACCTATGAGATCAGTAAATAGTATATTTAAAGATGAAAAGGAGCTTGAAGCTGCTACTATTTCTGATGGATGTTTAATAGGGGCAGGAGTGATAATTTACTGTGGATGTAAAATAGGTAAGGATACATTAATAGCAGATTTATCTACTGTAAGGGAAAACGTTACAATTGGCAACAAAACGATTATAGGTAGGGGAGTTGCTATTGAGAACTTTTGCAGTATAGGTAATAGTTGTAAACTTGAAACAAACGTATATATAACTGCTTATTCAACTATTGAAGATAATGCATTTATAGCTCCAGGGGTAGTAACTTCAAACGATAATTTTGCATCCCGTTCAAAAGAGAGGTTTAAACATTTTAAAGGAGTTACTGTAAAAAAAGGAGGAAGGATTGGAGCACAGGCTACAATACTTCCAGGTAAGATTATTAATGAGGATGGCTTTGTTGCAGCTGGATCTGTTGTAACAAAAGATGTTAATTCAGGGACGATAGTTGCAGGTAATCCTGCAAAATATTTTAAGGATGTACCTAAAGAACAACTTCTTGAAAATCAGTAA